ACTTGAGCATCACCTTCCACTATTATGCTAAGTATGCCCAAATCCTTGCAAAGCCGAACACCTTCAAACAAAGCCATGGCCTCAGCAGCAGTGGGTTCCAGGAAACCAGACTTCGTGACACTTCTTGCAGCCTTTACCTGGCCTTCATGATCTCTCACCAAAACACCCAATCCGATCCGGCCATTCCTCAAATCAAGGGCAGCGTCGCAATTTACTTTAAACCACCCCTCAGGTGGTTTCTTCCATTGATGCTGAACCTCCACCCGAATAAGATGCTTTGGTGAACTGGTCATATTAACCTGCTTGACTTCATCTACTGCTTTCCCAACCGCAAGCACTATGTCAGTGGGGTGTGTGAAAACCCCTTCGTGCATCCATTTGTTTCTTCTGAACCAAAGCCGCCGAGCAGTTTCGATAAAAATCTCAATTTCATTTCCcaccccttttttaaaaatgcctTCAGCAACCTGGAAAAAATCAGAAGTGGGAAAACAGCTTTTCTGGAAGATCTTCTCACTAACCCCCCAAGTATCCCTTGCCCCAATTATGATTTGAATGATGGAAAGAATTCCCTTTGcgttatataaaaaataaataaggtaatTGAACAACTCTCGAATAAACTTGAGCCcgtccaaaaaataaatgaactgaatttgaatatattattaattagatgAGTGATAATTTGCTCGAATCAAACTTGAATATTCAATACTTAGTTCGATTATAATccatttaatattaatatgattatatactcttctttattcttttgatCGATATATATGAGTACTTTCGTATACAACATCTTTCATGTCACACAAACTGGCCGGCTGGAAAGCGCATGACTATATGCAAGGGGGAGGGCTTTGATGGCCAACTGAGACGCCATTAACATGAGAGCACAACGCGGTGACAGAACCGTCTGGGCCACGGTAATCCAAATTGATGTCCTCTAGCACTACGTTTTTGCATGGCTTGCTTCCACTGCATCGAAGAGTAACTGCGACTTTGGCATCTGAACTTccccatatatttttatatgtcaCATTGCTGATTTGCAGAAGAGAGGGCTATCCACAATAATGgaaatcacaaatttaattagttaagttctattagaaaaaaaaatttaaagaaattcttTGTAATATGAAATTTCAGAGAATaattttgaaacaaaatgaagataaataagaaattacCTGTTGACTGCAAGGGGGGTAGGGGCAATATTCTTGATCAAGAATGATGGGATTGCCGACCCGATCCATGAAAATGTCTTGAAATACAAAATTGGAAGCCGTACCGAGGGATGGAGCAGCCCATGTTTTGATTCTCACTCCATCAGAAGTGCCGCGAAAGGTGCAGTTTTTGACGACAACTCCGTCGACATCATCTCCATTATTTTTGCCGAGGCTCCCGACGCTTATTCCATGCCCGGGTCCACAAAGAACATTCGAAATATGAACGTCTTTAGTTCCGGACAGCATGGCAATACAGTCATCGCCGGTACCAATTGTGGAACGTGAGATTCTAATGCCGTGAGAGCTTCCAATCTTTATCCCATCGGTGTTGGGGCTGTTGGCCGGAGCTGATATATTGATACGACTCATATTCAAGTTCTCACAGCCAAAAATCACAATGTGATTGTTCTTGCTGTTAATGGAACTCACGTGATCAATCCGTGCGTTGGTCACAAAATCAAATCTCAATGTCTGCATTGGAGGATTTGTAAAACATGATATATAGTTAAACTTCTACGAAACTCgaaattttctacttttttctaAAGCTTTCTATTCAAAGATAAGGTTTCtatttatatgaagaaaaaaggtggaaattttttttttgaaaataagcAAAAACTTACCGTAGCTAGCCTAGGGCAATTAGAATTCTTGCTGCAGTCGTTAAGGCCCCAAGCTACCTGTCCTTGGCCGTCCAAGGTGCCACCACTAACCGTCAAATGGTCAACATATCGGAAATTAATCCAACTATCGGTTGAGAACTTGGATGGATCAGCTGGAGCCTTGAGAAGCCCTCCGATCACGACGCTCACCAAGCCTTTGCATGGACCCTCAAATCTCACCGAGTTCACCATGTATGACCCGGGAGGGATCAAAACCCTACCACTTCCCTTCCATTCACATGCTTCCTTCCATGCCTTAAGAAATGcctaagaagaaagaaaaaataaataaatatttcaaaaacatGATATTTGCTATcattaacccaaaaattaacGTATAGAATAATATTCACAATTAAAGTGTGCATGAGACCCATCTCATCCCAGCCAGCAGACTCTCTAAACCAATTTCCTTAAAAACTTACCTACAGcagattttcttttcctttcttaatTAAACCACAAAAAgctaaagttttatttttcctctctctctctttctctgattTAAAAGAACTTTTAAAGTAAAATGTTATTGATAGTAGACTGCTATGTAACTGATATACTATTAAGATgacgtgacaataaaaattag
This genomic interval from Corylus avellana chromosome ca3, CavTom2PMs-1.0 contains the following:
- the LOC132174450 gene encoding uncharacterized protein LOC132174450, with protein sequence MHEGVFTHPTDIVLAVGKAVDEVKQVNMTSSPKHLIRVEVQHQWKKPPEGWFKVNCDAALDLRNGRIGLGVLVRDHEGQVKAARSVTKSGFLEPTAAEAMALFEGVRLCKDLGILSIIVEGDAQVVINAIQARDPTCSKFGQLVDDIRSLLRNFSRWQISYVSRNANNGAHKLAKEATKMIMDRFWNLSIPDCISDLVSTELSAHVD
- the LOC132174451 gene encoding exopolygalacturonase-like — its product is MGSKLGFGWACLLTSLMVLVTEVRAQVKFFNVMNYSAVADGATDNSQAFLKAWKEACEWKGSGRVLIPPGSYMVNSVRFEGPCKGLVSVVIGGLLKAPADPSKFSTDSWINFRYVDHLTVSGGTLDGQGQVAWGLNDCSKNSNCPRLATTLRFDFVTNARIDHVSSINSKNNHIVIFGCENLNMSRINISAPANSPNTDGIKIGSSHGIRISRSTIGTGDDCIAMLSGTKDVHISNVLCGPGHGISVGSLGKNNGDDVDGVVVKNCTFRGTSDGVRIKTWAAPSLGTASNFVFQDIFMDRVGNPIILDQEYCPYPPCSQQPSLLQISNVTYKNIWGSSDAKVAVTLRCSGSKPCKNVVLEDINLDYRGPDGSVTALCSHVNGVSVGHQSPPPCI